The Sporosarcina ureae genomic sequence GGGAAAATGGTTTTCTGAATTTCTTCGGCTTCTCAACCTTCACGGGTTCTTCTTTATGTCGAGTAGGCACTTCTGGTTCAGGACGTCGTGATTCATATGGTTCAATCCGTTGCGGCTCCGAGTGCAATGTACGTTCATGCTTTTTACCGGAAAACGGTAGCGGCAATGGACTTGACGTAGGTGGAATGATATGAGCAAAATCTCGTTTCGCTTCTGCACGGTAGACATTTCCACTGCGCTCATAACGACCTGGCCAACGTTCATTCTGTTCTAAAGGAAGTATTTCATACGCGTCTTCTTCTGTCACTTCTTCTTGTAAATAGTCTTTCGTATATTCATCATGATGGATCTGTGGTTCCCATCCATAAATTTCGTAGTCAGAAACGATCGGAAACCGAAAGTTTGTTTTTTTATCTTCATCTAGATCTTCGTTTTGAATTTGGTTTTGGTTATTTTTATCACTAGTATTTTCAGTAGTTGATTGCTCATATAATGGGTTATCTTTTTCAGCGCCTTCTTGCATTTGCTGAAGGCGTCTTTTCATATTCCGTAGCCAGCTCAAATATATCACTCTTTTCATATCAATCATTTCATTTTAACAGGTTACCTAGGAGGAAATCAAACAGTTCTACGTTCTTTCTATATAAAATGATGATTTATAACTCTTTGTAACAATAATACAAAAAAGCTTTTGCTACAAGCTTAACGAGGCTTGTGCAAAAGCTTTTTTATATGGATATATTTACAACTTGCCTTCGAAAGCTTCCCCGACTTTCATATCGTCTGCTACTACGAGGATTCCTTTTGCGTCGGGAGCATCTGGCAGATCAAGTTCTCTAGCAGAACAGATCATGCCTGATGATGCTACTCCGCGAAGTTCGGCATCACGAATGATCATACCTGAAGGCATTACAGCGCCTACTTTTGCTACGACCACTTTCTGGCCTGCTTCCACATTAGGAGCGCCACAAACGATCTGCAGCGTTTCTTCCCCTACGTCTACCTGGCAAATGTTCAATTTATCTGCATTTGGATGCTTTTCTTTTTCCGCAACATAGCCAACAACGAATTTAGGAGTGAAATCCAATTCCAATTCCAAATCAATGTCATTTTTCTTTAATGCGGCTTGTAATTGTTCGCCAATCTCTTCTGTCAGTTCTACTTGACCAACAGCTGAAACCGTCAAATAACTAGATGCATCAAATAAATTGAACGCTACTACGGTTTCTGTCTTTTCATCTTTGATCAACGTGACATCGTTTATTCTTTCCGCAGCAATTGCTGTCGGTCTTTCTGTTGTAAGTTGAACGAACAATACGTCGCCAACACCTTCTGGATTATAAAATATATTCATTTTTTCTTTTCCTTTCTTGCTAATCTATTTTTCGCCATAATGAAAATCGGTTCAAGCTTACCATCTTCATAAATGAAAGACAGTGATGTAACAGGTACAGCACCTGTTGTGAAAAATTGCATAGCTATTTGCGCCACGACGTCATAGCCTGTTTCATTCCGGATATCACCAATAATTAACACATCTTGATGGGGAACCGATACGACCATATGTCCTTCGATTTTCTGTTCCATTTCTTTCATGAATGGCTGATTCAAGATTCTACTCGCATCATACCCATCGTTATTATTAATGAAATAGAATATATTATCCGATACGATATCTTGTTTATACGCTGTCGGTAACGTCTTCACTTTAAACATCGCAACTTCCTGAATTTCCTGTTCTGTCATCTGCAGATCAGACAGCATCCCTTGATCTATCAAGCGATACGTGTTCCCTAAATCCAGCGCATAGAAAATACGTGTTTCCGCTGTATGGTCTTTCGTTAAGAAAGCTTGTCCTGCGGAACTTTTAGTTGGGAATGAAGTTGAACGGATGACGGGATAGATCGTATTTTCTCCCGCGAATCCTTTCTCTTGTTCCTTCTCCATGGCGCGAAACGTCTCCAAGACGGTATACACCACTTCATCGATTGCTCGTTCGTTTTTCTGCTCATACTTGGATAGAATTTCAGGTAATGAAATATCCATGCCTTTATGAAGAGTATGGTGGACAATCCGCAACTTGTCAGCTCGACGGTCAAATTGCCAATCGAAGTTCTCTTTAGGTAAGCGTTTCTTTAGTTCTTCTACCAAATCTTCAGCTTCCATTCGTTAACCCTCTCCTTCAATACTCAAAATTACTTATTGGTCGTCATGCTGAACCGAACGAGCAATTTCCATCATCTTTTCTAAATAAGCCTCGGTATTTTCTTCATTTGTTACAGTTTCAACTTTCGCTCCACCTACGTTGGCGATTAACTCTACTTGCTTCTCACCTTTTTGAATGACAGCTACAAAGCCAAATGCTTCATCTTTAGAAAATGTTTGGGCACCTACTAAATGATCGGGTTCATCCGTCAAGAGTACGTCATAATACACTTGACTGTTTTTCTTTTCATTCGGATTAACGGTTAGATAAAATGAATCATTTCGTTTAGTTAACACAATCTG encodes the following:
- the ytpR gene encoding YtpR family tRNA-binding protein, whose product is MNIFYNPEGVGDVLFVQLTTERPTAIAAERINDVTLIKDEKTETVVAFNLFDASSYLTVSAVGQVELTEEIGEQLQAALKKNDIDLELELDFTPKFVVGYVAEKEKHPNADKLNICQVDVGEETLQIVCGAPNVEAGQKVVVAKVGAVMPSGMIIRDAELRGVASSGMICSARELDLPDAPDAKGILVVADDMKVGEAFEGKL
- a CDS encoding DUF1444 family protein; the protein is MEAEDLVEELKKRLPKENFDWQFDRRADKLRIVHHTLHKGMDISLPEILSKYEQKNERAIDEVVYTVLETFRAMEKEQEKGFAGENTIYPVIRSTSFPTKSSAGQAFLTKDHTAETRIFYALDLGNTYRLIDQGMLSDLQMTEQEIQEVAMFKVKTLPTAYKQDIVSDNIFYFINNNDGYDASRILNQPFMKEMEQKIEGHMVVSVPHQDVLIIGDIRNETGYDVVAQIAMQFFTTGAVPVTSLSFIYEDGKLEPIFIMAKNRLARKEKKK